The following are from one region of the Syntrophorhabdus sp. genome:
- a CDS encoding phospholipase D family protein, with amino-acid sequence MTRQCLIFLLLLAALVSLPSGASCAEYGKDVTVSLCFTPGSNCTDKIIREIASARSEILIQAYSFTSAPIAKALIEAHKRGVKVAAILDKSQRTAKYTSATFLANMRIPTYIDAKHAIAHNKVIVIDGAVTITGSFNFTKAAEEKNAENLLIIRSREIAKAYRENWHDHLSHSEQYKPKY; translated from the coding sequence ATGACCAGACAGTGTCTTATTTTCCTCCTTCTTCTTGCGGCCCTCGTGTCGCTGCCTTCAGGCGCCTCGTGCGCGGAGTACGGCAAGGACGTCACGGTCAGCCTCTGTTTCACCCCTGGCAGCAACTGCACCGACAAGATCATACGGGAGATCGCCTCGGCGCGTTCCGAGATCCTCATCCAGGCCTACTCCTTCACCTCCGCCCCCATCGCGAAGGCCCTCATCGAGGCCCACAAGCGCGGCGTCAAGGTGGCGGCGATCCTCGACAAGAGCCAGCGCACGGCGAAATATACCTCCGCCACTTTCCTGGCGAACATGAGGATACCCACGTACATCGATGCCAAACACGCCATCGCTCACAACAAGGTCATCGTCATAGACGGCGCCGTAACGATAACGGGCTCCTTCAATTTCACAAAGGCCGCTGAGGAGAAGAACGCCGAGAACCTCCTCATCATCAGGTCCCGGGAGATCGCCAAGGCCTACCGCGAGAACTGGCATGACCACCTCAGCCACTCCGAGCAATACAAACCAAAATACTAA
- a CDS encoding PilZ domain-containing protein produces the protein MATNDKKSLIVLREKHQVDRYIRDITEQSMPVRVVIDDTIVLDDCRLVVREGKRKELFVEASLAPGEYPETGRATITCAGDSSLYIFGTKILSIELAEHRRMHLAIQYPDRITKRERRRHVRVRPSATQPVSARIAAGNGDSVDVEPVDISTGGISFMMTEEAARFKSGDTIELTVAVPAFGEVRALATVRSVVHLMDLTRIGVEFSSLPEDALRGIMEYVAGRERQIDTELFTED, from the coding sequence ATGGCAACGAACGACAAAAAGAGTCTCATCGTCCTTCGCGAGAAACATCAGGTAGACCGATACATCCGGGATATAACCGAGCAGAGTATGCCTGTCAGGGTCGTCATCGATGACACCATCGTCCTCGATGATTGCCGGCTTGTCGTCCGGGAAGGGAAGAGGAAAGAGCTTTTTGTCGAGGCATCGCTGGCGCCGGGAGAATACCCGGAGACGGGACGGGCCACCATTACCTGCGCGGGCGACAGCTCCCTTTATATCTTCGGGACGAAGATCCTTTCCATAGAACTCGCCGAACACCGCCGTATGCACCTCGCCATCCAGTACCCCGACAGGATCACAAAGCGGGAAAGGCGCAGACACGTCAGGGTGCGTCCGTCGGCAACCCAACCGGTGTCGGCACGGATAGCCGCCGGTAACGGCGACAGCGTCGACGTCGAACCGGTGGACATCAGCACCGGCGGTATATCTTTCATGATGACGGAAGAGGCGGCCCGTTTCAAATCGGGCGACACCATCGAGCTTACCGTCGCGGTCCCCGCGTTCGGAGAGGTGCGAGCGCTGGCCACGGTCAGGAGCGTTGTCCATCTCATGGACCTTACCCGGATCGGCGTCGAGTTCTCCTCCCTGCCCGAAGACGCCCTGCGGGGCATCATGGAATACGT